DNA from Xylanivirga thermophila:
ACAGGACATTGGTACTATTTTCAAAAAACTTTTAAAAAACAAAACAATATTTTTATATATTGTAATGGAAGGGGAGGTTATATGGAATCTGTATCTATTAAAAGAGGCAGAAAAATATCCAGTCATCAAACTATAAAAAGTCGCAAAAGACAAGATACTATTCAGTTATATTTGATAATACTGCCAGTTCTCATACATATATTCATTTTCCACTATATACCAATGTATGGAATAGTTATAGCCTTTCAAGACTATTTTCCTGGAAATTCGTTTATCTCTTTTGATGGCAGTGTCAAATGGGTAGGATTAAAGCATTTTAGGAAGTTTATAACAGGACCGTATTTTGGGAGGCTATTTAGAAATACATTTACACTCAGTTTTTATTTGTTCTTGTTTGGATTTTGGGTACCTATTGTGTATGCACTATTGATCAACGAGGTTAAAGATAGTTTTTTCAAAAAGTTTGTACAGACGGCAAGCTATCTTCCATACTTTATTTCTATGGTCGTAGTGGCAGGAATGGTAGTATCATTTATAAATACAGATGGTATACTTAATTCGATTATTAAAGTATTTGGAGGGACGCCAAAACCATTTTCAACAGATCCGAAATATTTTGCCAAAATATAT
Protein-coding regions in this window:
- a CDS encoding ABC transporter permease; translated protein: MESVSIKRGRKISSHQTIKSRKRQDTIQLYLIILPVLIHIFIFHYIPMYGIVIAFQDYFPGNSFISFDGSVKWVGLKHFRKFITGPYFGRLFRNTFTLSFYLFLFGFWVPIVYALLINEVKDSFFKKFVQTASYLPYFISMVVVAGMVVSFINTDGILNSIIKVFGGTPKPFSTDPKYFAKIYTITNIWKSFGWNSILYLSTISGIDPSLYEAARIDGASRFKQALYITIPSIVPTIVILLIFAIGRLLSANTEFILLLYNPAIYERADVIGTYV